The proteins below come from a single Brassica oleracea var. oleracea cultivar TO1000 unplaced genomic scaffold, BOL UnpScaffold00722, whole genome shotgun sequence genomic window:
- the LOC106319955 gene encoding uncharacterized protein LOC106319955 — MSSFPLVSFLITLLLAAAVCTHGQEWVRDTNGNRVRINDQYFIQPAGNTGNNGGGLVPLAAKISLCLLGITQALPGEPGVQVSFSFPPTLIPPLPFSPVRTNFGITIEFKSNVCKDISKFWEVDGSSLISEEPAIQIGGNPRERNSRFKIEKVGEEGRTNIYRFTTSDGTVGAIPGPLDSSQLVLTNDVAKTIFFKFIKVNAVTTDVTSTSRVEKLGLRMIL; from the coding sequence ATGTCATCATTCCCATTGGTCTCTTTTCTCATTACTCTCCTGTTGGCTGCAGCTGTCTGCACCCACGGACAAGAATGGGTGAGGGACACCAACGGAAACAGAGTTCGAATCAATGATCAATACTTCATCCAACCAGCTGGCAATACCGGGAATAACGGAGGTGGCCTTGTCCCACTTGCTGCTAAAATTTCCCTTTGTCTACTTGGTATCACCCAAGCACTTCCGGGCGAACCGGGCGTGCAGGTTAGCTTCTCCTTTCCACCGACGTTGATCCCTCCCCTACCATTCTCCCCTGTCCGTACAAATTTCGGTATAACCATCGAGTTCAAGTCCAACGTCTGCAAGGACATCTCCAAGTTCTGGGAAGTCGATGGATCCTCACTGATTTCCGAAGAGCCTGCAATTCAAATCGGTGGTAACCCGCGGGAACGAAACAGCCGGTTTAAGATAGAGAAAGtgggagaagaaggaagaacaaACATTTACAGATTTACCACTTCTGACGGAACCGTGGGAGCCATCCCAGGGCCCTTGGACAGTTCACAACTAGTTCTCACCAATGATGTGGCTAAGAccatatttttcaaattcatcaaAGTTAATGCTGTTACTACGGATGTTACTTCTACTTCTCGTGTTGAGAAGTTAGGACTAAGGATGATTTTGTAA
- the LOC106319962 gene encoding glutathione S-transferase T3-like gives MLNSSSFVNLLASQGSVDLDSLETPLFSTQSPQESSVKERRKWSVKEDLILIGAWLNTSKDSIVSTEQKGGAFWKRIVEYYNSSPLLIGKVPRELGQCKQRWARINDLVCKFAGCYEMALREQRSGQNDHDMMKAALDIFYSDQNMKFNLEHAWRELRHDVKWCSTYLEKDNDKRKTADNPVAEPEERERPIGVKAAKAAEKRKKTGKEEELAKLEGLLEMKKQISKQSLLESLLAKPEPLSEMELALKMKLLSEMLS, from the coding sequence ATGTTAAACTCCTCTAGTTTTGTTAACCTCTTAGCGAGCCAAGGGTCAGTTGACCTTGACTCTTTAGAAACTCCTTTGTTTAGTACCCAATCTCCGCAAGAGTCAAGTGTGAAAGAAAGGAGAAAGTGGTCTGTGAAGGAGGATTTAATCCTTATTGGTGCTTGGCTCAACACCAGCAAAGATTCAATAGTGAGTACTGAACAAAAAGGTGGTGCCTTCTGGAAGAGGATTGTAGAGTACTACAACTCCAGTCCTCTCCTGATTGGGAAAGTGCCAAGAGAACTAGGGCAATGCAAGCAAAGATGGGCTAGGATCAATGATTTGGTCTGTAAGTTTGCTGGCTGCTACGAAATGGCACTGAGGGAGCAGAGAAGCGGGCAAAATGACCACGATATGATGAAGGCAGCCTTGGATATCTTCTACAGTGACCAGAACATGAAGTTCAACTTGGAACATGCGTGGAGGGAGCTTAGGCATGATGTGAAATGGTGCTCCACCTATCTGGAGAAGGACAATGATAAGCGCAAAACTGCGGATAATCCGGTTGCAGAAccagaagaaagagagagaccaATAGGGGTTAAGGCTGCTAAGGCTgcggagaagaggaagaaaactggaaaagaagaagaattggcGAAGCTAGAAGGATTGTTGGAGATGAAAAAGCAAATCTCGAAGCAAAGTTTGCTAGAAAGTTTGCTTGCAAAACCCGAGCCACTCTCTGAGATGGAATTAGCTCTCAAAATGAAACTTTTGTCTGAAATGTTGTCATGA
- the LOC106319963 gene encoding uncharacterized protein LOC106319963 codes for MRIVDRLSENVSFFQQRRDAVGRLGLSPLQKCTAALRMLAYGCAADAVDEYLRLGKSTTLSCLSNFTEGVIQLFGDEYLGRPTPEDLQRLLDIGEIRGFPGMIGSIDCTLNDINVLDRSPVFDDILQGRAPRVQYVVNGHQYDLAYYLTDGYGQSMFPAIIIGGERTAPNSLFKIEEATGAHTYKLTTSSGTVGNIPVAWLSAPQLIVTNDEAKTLFVKFI; via the exons ATGCGTATTGTCGATCGCCTCTCAGAAAATGTTTcattctttcaacaaagaagagatgctgtTGGAAGGTTAGGTCTATCTCCACTacaaaagtgtacggcagctCTTCGTATGCTTGCTTATGGCTGTGCGGCTGACGCcgttgacgaatatctccgacttggtaaAAGCACAACACTTTCGTGTTTAAGCAATTTCACAGAAGGCGTAATAcagttatttggagatgagtatctaggAAGACCCACTccagaggatcttcaacgactactcgatattggagagatacgcGGATTTcctgggatgataggaagcatcgact gtaccttaaacgatattaacgtcCTCGATCGGTcccctgtttttgatgacattttacaaggtcgagctccaaggGTACAGTACGTGGTCAACGGACACCAGTATGATTTGGCGTACTACCTCACGGACG GTTATGGGCAGTCGATGTTTCCTGCCATTATCATAGGTGGTGAACGGACGGCCCCAAATAGCTTGTTTAAGATAGAAGAAGCTACAGGAGCACATACTTACAAGTTGACCACCTCATCTGGAACCGTTGGAAACATCCCAGTGGCTTGGTTGAGTGCACCACAGCTAATTGTCACCAATGATGAGGCTAAGACCTTATTCGTCAAGTTCATATGA
- the LOC106319965 gene encoding 21 kDa seed protein-like — protein MSSFPLASFLIALLLAAAVCTHGQVPVTDTDGNNVRINERYFIQPVNTGINGGGLIPVAAILPSCPLGITEALPGESGVLVRIAFPPRLIPPLLPRTIVSTNSDITIEFKSNICNGISKFWEVDEFAQNPDQAEILIGGNRRRGNSWFKIERAGKEAETNIYKFTTSAGTVGAISGAFDSPQLVLTNDVAKTIFVKFIRDVTTVVTSASRVEK, from the coding sequence atgtcATCATTCCCATTGGCCTCCTTTCTCATCGCTCTCCTGTTGGCTGCAGCTGTCTGCACCCACGGACAAGTACCGGTGACGGACACGGACGGAAACAACGTTCGTATCAATGAACGATACTTCATCCAACCGGTCAATACCGGGATTAACGGAGGTGGTCTTATCCCAGTTGCAGCTATACTTCCCTCTTGTCCACTTGGCATCACCGAAGCACTTCCGGGGGAATCGGGCGTGCTGGTTAGGATCGCATTTCCACCGAGGTTGATCCCTCCCCTGCTGCCACGCACCATTGTCTCTACAAATTCCGACATAACCATCGAGTTCAAGTCCAACATCTGCAATGGCATCTCCAAGTTCTGGGAAGTCGATGAATTCGCACAGAATCCCGACCAGGCTGAGATTCTCATCGGTGGTAACCGGAGGAGAGGAAATAGCTGGTTTAAGATAGAGAGAGCCGGAAAAGAAGCAGAAACAAACATTTACAAATTTACCACTTCTGCCGGAACCGTTGGAGCCATCTCAGGGGCCTTCGACAGTCCACAACTAGTTCTCACCAATGATGTGGCTAAGACCATATTCGTCAAATTCATCAGAGATGTTACTACCGTTGTTACTTCTGCTTCTCGTGTTGAAAAGTAA
- the LOC106319964 gene encoding kunitz-type serine protease inhibitor DrTI-like, whose translation MKTYFLVITLLMGAAVCTHGLEEVKDSNGNPVNVGAQYFIQPVKTESNNGGGLVPAAINILPFCPLGITQTLLPYQPGLPVRFAYHPNILGRYTIDTSSDIIIGFVSNIWPVCNEFSKLWAVDDSSSAKEPAIIIGGKLERPNSAFKIEKATGAHTYKLTTSYGTVGTTPGAWLSAPQLLVTNDVAKTLYVKFVKVDDDASTATTTTTSRVEKLGLRMFPFY comes from the coding sequence atgaAGACTTATTTTCTCGTTATTACACTCCTGATGGGTGCAGCTGTCTGCACCCACGGCCTTGAGGAGGTGAAGGACTCCAACGGAAATCCAGTTAATGTCGGTGCACAATACTTCATCCAGCCGGTTAAGACCGAGAGTAACAACGGCGGTGGTCTTGTTCCAGCCGCCATTAACATACTTCCGTTTTGTCCACTTGGCATTACCCAAACACTTCTTCCGTACCAACCGGGCCTGCCTGTAAGATTCGCATATCATCCAAACATTCTCGGCCGATACACCATTGACACATCATCCGACATAATCATCGGGTTTGTGTCCAACATCTGGCCTGTATGCAACGAGTTTTCCAAGTTATGGGCAGTGGATGATTCCTCATCTGCCAAGGAGCCTGCTATTATCATCGGTGGTAAACTGGAGAGACCAAATAGCGCGTTTAAGATAGAAAAGGCTACAGGAGCACACACTTACAAATTGACCACCTCATACGGAACCGTTGGAACCACCCCAGGGGCTTGGTTGAGTGCACCACAGCTACTTGTCACCAATGACGTGGCTAAGACCTTATACGTCAAGTTCGTGAAGGTTGATGATGATGCTAGTACGGCTACTACTACTACCACTTCTCGTGTTGAGAAGTTAGGTCTAAGGATGTTCCCATTCTACTAG